One part of the Solanum dulcamara chromosome 8, daSolDulc1.2, whole genome shotgun sequence genome encodes these proteins:
- the LOC129900434 gene encoding B3 domain-containing protein Os01g0234100-like isoform X1 — MAISSKKSPALSPAEKRALEIKKKALEIKKKFLPPSKTNKVVNGNKKKVQICIEKKPQKQSSVDANSSAMLRAVQVQTNLPCQFPSFVKYMLPSHVSGGFWLGFPKKFCSCHLPKHDDIVVLIDENDKESPTKYLVDKNGLSGGWRGFSIAHNLVEGDVLVFQLIQPSKFKVYIIRENSLTEIDGAISLLNLDFRARPIKSDHDEEMKICEAKEEKYLEPPILDINQDGKKEEAMLLPNSDHGPVTDQCGNDSDNGSEVLEGIRFSESRVEFKDVKDYSGFSILVDGLIIDSEVPALHIRTKYYGLCRSQNSFLHDHLLGGLNVKLAAGMITETVNIADAIRACKISTPRDYLETWDNTLKGFECLGMNVGFLRARLSKLVSLSCESKDILASKKVELAEAKEEMRILEVKVLKVKEMIKNVDSEIEALTKKDANFELNFKALATAPW, encoded by the exons ATGGCGATCTCATCCAAGAAAAGCCCTGCTCTTTCTCCCGCAGAG AAAAGGGCACtggaaatcaagaaaaaggcactggaaatcaagaaaaagtTTTTGCCTCCTAGTAAAACCAACAAG GTGGTAAATGGAAATAAAAAGAAGGTTCAAATATG CATTGAAAAGAAGCCACAGAAACAGAGCTCTGTTGATGCAAATTCATCCGCCATGTTGCGAGCTGTACAAGTCCAAACAAATTTACCTTGTCAATTTCCTAGTTTTGTCAAGTATATGCTTCCTTCACATGTCAGTGGGGGATTTTGGTTG GGTTTCCCGAAGAAATTTTGCTCTTGCCATTTGCCAAAACATGACGACATTGTTGTTTTAATCGATGAAAATGACAAAGAATCTCCAACCAAGTACCTTGTTGATAAGAATGGATTAAGTGGGGGTTGGAGAGGTTTCTCCATTGCTCACAACCTTGTTGAAGGGGATGTTTTGGTCTTCCAATTGATCCAACCCTCCAAATTTAAG GTATACATAATAAGAGAAAATAGCTTGACAGAAATTGATGGTGCTATTAGTCTTCTAAATCTGGATTTTCGTGCTAGACCAATCAAATCTG ATCATGATGAAGAGATGAAAATCTGTGAAGCAAAAGAGGAGAAATACTTGGAGCCTCCTATCCTAGATATTAATCAAGATGGCAAAAAAGAGGAAGCCATGTTGTTACCAAACTCGGACCATGGCCCTGTAACAGATCAATGTGGAAATGATAGCGATAATGGCTCTGAAGTTTTAGAAGGCATTAGATTTTCAGAATCAAGAGTTGAATTCAAAGATGTGAAAGACTATTCTGGTTTCAGCATTCTTGTCGATGGCCTGATCATCGACTCAGAGGTTCCTGCATTGCACATTCGGACCAAATACTATGGTCTTTGTCGCAGCCAAAATTCATTTCTCCATGATCATTTACTTGGTGGCCTAAATGTCAAGTTAGCTGCTGGAATGATTACTGAAACTGTGAACATTGCTGATGCCATTAGAGCTTGTAAGATATCGACCCCTCGTGATTATCTTGAGACTTGGGACAATACATTGAAAGGGTTTGAGTGTTTAGGCATGAATGTTGGATTTTTACGCGCAAGGCTAAGTAAGCTTGTTAGTTTGTCATGTGAATCAAAAGATATTCTTGCATCAAAGAAAGTTGAGCTAGCTGAAGCAAAAGAGGAAATGAGGATTCTTGAAGTAAAGGTTTTGAAAGTGAAAGAGATGATAAAGAATGTAGATTCTGAAATTGAGGCTTTAACAAAGAAAGATGCAAACTTTGAGCTCAATTTTAAGGCATTGGCAACTGCTCCATGGTGA
- the LOC129900434 gene encoding B3 domain-containing protein Os01g0234100-like isoform X2 — MLRAVQVQTNLPCQFPSFVKYMLPSHVSGGFWLGFPKKFCSCHLPKHDDIVVLIDENDKESPTKYLVDKNGLSGGWRGFSIAHNLVEGDVLVFQLIQPSKFKVYIIRENSLTEIDGAISLLNLDFRARPIKSDHDEEMKICEAKEEKYLEPPILDINQDGKKEEAMLLPNSDHGPVTDQCGNDSDNGSEVLEGIRFSESRVEFKDVKDYSGFSILVDGLIIDSEVPALHIRTKYYGLCRSQNSFLHDHLLGGLNVKLAAGMITETVNIADAIRACKISTPRDYLETWDNTLKGFECLGMNVGFLRARLSKLVSLSCESKDILASKKVELAEAKEEMRILEVKVLKVKEMIKNVDSEIEALTKKDANFELNFKALATAPW, encoded by the exons ATGTTGCGAGCTGTACAAGTCCAAACAAATTTACCTTGTCAATTTCCTAGTTTTGTCAAGTATATGCTTCCTTCACATGTCAGTGGGGGATTTTGGTTG GGTTTCCCGAAGAAATTTTGCTCTTGCCATTTGCCAAAACATGACGACATTGTTGTTTTAATCGATGAAAATGACAAAGAATCTCCAACCAAGTACCTTGTTGATAAGAATGGATTAAGTGGGGGTTGGAGAGGTTTCTCCATTGCTCACAACCTTGTTGAAGGGGATGTTTTGGTCTTCCAATTGATCCAACCCTCCAAATTTAAG GTATACATAATAAGAGAAAATAGCTTGACAGAAATTGATGGTGCTATTAGTCTTCTAAATCTGGATTTTCGTGCTAGACCAATCAAATCTG ATCATGATGAAGAGATGAAAATCTGTGAAGCAAAAGAGGAGAAATACTTGGAGCCTCCTATCCTAGATATTAATCAAGATGGCAAAAAAGAGGAAGCCATGTTGTTACCAAACTCGGACCATGGCCCTGTAACAGATCAATGTGGAAATGATAGCGATAATGGCTCTGAAGTTTTAGAAGGCATTAGATTTTCAGAATCAAGAGTTGAATTCAAAGATGTGAAAGACTATTCTGGTTTCAGCATTCTTGTCGATGGCCTGATCATCGACTCAGAGGTTCCTGCATTGCACATTCGGACCAAATACTATGGTCTTTGTCGCAGCCAAAATTCATTTCTCCATGATCATTTACTTGGTGGCCTAAATGTCAAGTTAGCTGCTGGAATGATTACTGAAACTGTGAACATTGCTGATGCCATTAGAGCTTGTAAGATATCGACCCCTCGTGATTATCTTGAGACTTGGGACAATACATTGAAAGGGTTTGAGTGTTTAGGCATGAATGTTGGATTTTTACGCGCAAGGCTAAGTAAGCTTGTTAGTTTGTCATGTGAATCAAAAGATATTCTTGCATCAAAGAAAGTTGAGCTAGCTGAAGCAAAAGAGGAAATGAGGATTCTTGAAGTAAAGGTTTTGAAAGTGAAAGAGATGATAAAGAATGTAGATTCTGAAATTGAGGCTTTAACAAAGAAAGATGCAAACTTTGAGCTCAATTTTAAGGCATTGGCAACTGCTCCATGGTGA
- the LOC129900474 gene encoding uncharacterized protein LOC129900474 — translation MVLICLSAVMRLTSFPCHPIHNLLLPNSFISLSSGFTTTIIPNQKSRKCIPSTIRLAVRAHSVSVPTMVKVIRVHELGGPEVLKWEDVELGDPKDGEIRVKNKAIGLNFIDIYFRKGVYKAAAFPFTPGMEAVGVVTAVGPGLTGRKVGDIVAYAGHPMGAYAEEQILPADKVVPVPPSIDPIVAASILLKGMTAQFLLRRCFKVERGHTVLIHAAAGGVGSLLCQWANALGATVIGTASTKEKAAQAKDDGCHHVIIYKEEDFVTRVNEITSGQGVEVVYDSVGKDTFQGSLDCLKTRGYMVSFGQSSGSPDPVPLSALAVKSLFLTRPTMMHYTITRDELLETAGEVFANAASGVLRVRINHTYPLSQAAQAHADLENRKTSGSVILIPDGAQ, via the exons ATGGTGCTGATCTGTCTCTCTGCGGTCATGCGATTAACATCATTTCCTTGTCACCCTATTCATAATCTTCTTCTACCAAATTCTTTCATTTCTCTTTCTAGTGGCTTCACCACAACTATTATCCCTAACCAAAAAAGCCGCAAGTGTATTCCTTCCACTATCAGATTAGCAGTAAGAGCTCACTCTGTATCAGTACCAACGATGGTCAAAGTCATTAGGGTTCATGAACTTGGTGGCCCTGag GTACTCAAATGGGAGGACGTTGAACTGGGAGACCCAAAAGATGGAGAGATCAGGGTGAAAAATAAGGCCATTGGCCTCAACTTCATTGACATATATTTCCGGAAAGGAGTTTACAAAGCTGCTGCATTTCCCTTTACACCAG GTATGGAGGCTGTAGGGGTTGTAACAGCTGTTGGTCCTGGATTGACTGGGAGGAAAGTTGGTGATATTGTTGCATATGCCGGCCATCCGATGGGTGCATATGCTGAGGAACAGATCCTTCCTGCTGATAAAGTTGTGCCTGTTCCTCCCTCAATTGACCCCATTGTTGCAGCATCCATACTTCTCAAGGGCATGACTGCTCAGTTCCTTCTGCGCCGCTGCTTCAAA GTTGAACGTGGGCACACAGTACTTATTCATGCTGCAGCAGGTGGAGTTGGCTCCCTATTGTGCCAATGGGCAAATGCCCTTGGTGCTACAGTCATTGGTACTGCATCAACTAAAGAGAAGGCAGCCCAAGCGAAAGATGATGGGTGTCATCATGTCATAATCTATAAGGAAGAGGATTTTGTCACTCGTGTCAATGAGATCACATCTGGCCAAGGAGTTGAAGTTGTATATGATTCTGTTGGAAAAGATACCTTTCAG GGATCATTAGACTGCTTAAAAACTCGTGGATACATGGTGAGTTTCGGGCAGTCATCTGGTTCACCAGATCCAGTACCTTTATCAGCTCTTGCAGTGAAATCGCTATTTCTGACGAGGCCTACAATGATGCATTACACAATAACGAGGGATGAACTACTGGAAACTGCCGGAGAGGTATTTGCAAATGCAGCATCAGGTGTCTTACGCGTCCGTATCAATCATACTTATCCCTTGTCTCAGGCGGCACAAGCACATGCTGACCTTGAGAACAGGAAAACATCTGGATCAGTTATACTGATTCCAGATGGTGCTCAGTAG
- the LOC129901079 gene encoding acid phosphatase 1 → MTLVYFTDSWKIGRIYFIPTMRIFVFLVLFTVAIGSENFNSHVFPRPLIIDYPENNEPQLKDELKCTTWRFAVETNNLSPWKTIPEECADYVRQYIVGPGYKMDINRVSNEAGVYAKSVNLGDDGKDVWVFDVDETLLSNLPYYSDHGYGLEVFDSVEYDKWVEKGMAPALGSSLKLYKEVLSLGFKVFLLTGRSERHRSVTVENLMNAGFHNWHKLTLRGSNDHGKTATTFKSERRNEMVEEGFRIVGNSGDQWSDLLGSSMSNRSFKLPNPIYYIP, encoded by the exons ATGACCCTCGTGTATTTCACAGATTCTTGGAAAATTGGAAGAATTTACTTCATACCCACAATGAGAATTTTCGTTTTCTTGGTGTTGTTTACTGTCGCCATTGGAAGTGAAAATTTCAACTCCCATGTCTTTCCTAGGCCATTGATTATCGACTATCCTGAAAACAATGAACCCCAATTGAAGGATGAGTTGAAGTGTACGACTTGGAGGTTTGCTGTTGAAACTAATAATTTAAGCCCATGGAAGACGATTCCAGAGGAATGTGCTGATTATGTGAGGCAATATATTGTGGGTCCAGGTTATAAGATGGACATTAATAGGGTTTCCAATGAGGCTGGAGTATATGCAAAAAGTGTCAATTTGGGAGATGATGGAAAAGATGTATGGGTTTTTGATGTTGACGAAACTTTGCTTTCGAATCTTCCCTATTATTCCGACCATGGTTATGG ATTGGAagtttttgatagtgtggaatATGATAAATGGGTTGAGAAGGGAATGGCGCCAGCCTTAGGGTCCAGTTTGAAGCTTTATAAAGAAGTTCTGAGTCTGGGATTCAAAGTTTTCTTGCTGACTGGGCGCAGTGAAAGACACAGAAGTGTTACGGTGGAGAATTTGATGAATGCTGGATTCCACAATTGGCACAAGCTCACTCTGAG AGGCTCGAACGACCATGGCAAAACAGCAACAACCTTCAAATCAGAGAGACGAAATGAGATGGTAGAAGAGGGGTTCCGAATTGTGGGGAACTCAGGAGACCAATGGAGTGATCTTCTAGGTTCCTCTATGTCTAATCGTTCATTCAAGCTTCCAAATCCCATCTATTACATTCCTTAA